A genomic segment from Panthera tigris isolate Pti1 chromosome A1, P.tigris_Pti1_mat1.1, whole genome shotgun sequence encodes:
- the LOC102960162 gene encoding LOW QUALITY PROTEIN: T-cell-specific guanine nucleotide triphosphate-binding protein 2-like (The sequence of the model RefSeq protein was modified relative to this genomic sequence to represent the inferred CDS: inserted 3 bases in 2 codons; substituted 1 base at 1 genomic stop codon): MMPCALYCSAMGQSSSTTSDIHGGSLALSLDKFFKDFKLESTIVSQETITKIQSHLEEGNVXSVVSAINNALRDIDNAPLNIAVTGESGTGKSSFINALRGVGQEEDGAALTRPVETTMVRTPYTHKKFPNVTLWDLPGMGTTKFQAHKYLREMKFXYDFFIIISATRFKDSDAHLATAIRKMKKKFYFVRTKVDSDVYNLKVSKPSTFNKDELLQNLRKDCVTNLQKANIRDAPIFLVSSFELSSYDFQSLETTLLKELPAHKXHISMQYLPNVTEAAIDRKRDSLKQKVWLEALKAGASATIPLVGFISENDVETLKETLTLYRSYFGLDDESSETVAKDLHVSVEKLKANLVSPHLLSTEKDDESLADKLFRYLEKFCSISGGLIATGVYFRKIFYLQNYFLDIVVSDAKLLLKKEEIFKDSEGSEQANMHQHVRNENGKSEATSS; encoded by the exons TGCCCTCTACTGCTCAGCCATGGGTCAGTCCTCTTCCACAACCTCTGATATACATGGTGGTAGTTTGGCCCTCAGTCTTGACAAGTTTTTTAAGGATTTCAAGCTGGAAAGTACAATAGTCTCTCAGGAAACTATCACAAAGATTCAATCACACCTGGAGGAAGGGAACGTTTAGAGTGTAGTTTCTGCAATCAATAATGCTTTGAGAGACATTGACAATGCTCCATTGAACATTGCTGTTACCGGGGAGTCTGGGACAGGAAAGTCCAGCTTCATCAATGCcctgcggggggtggggcaggaggaagatGGGGCTGCCCTCACCCGGCCAGTGGAGACAACCATGGTGAGAACCCCATACACACACAAGAAATTTCCCAATGTGACATTATGGGACCTGCCTGGCATGGGGACCACTAAATTTCAGGCACATAAGTATCTGCGGGAAATGAAAT GGTATGACTTCTTTATTATCATCTCTGCTACACGCTTCAAAGATAGTGATGCGCATTTGGCTAcagcaataagaaaaatgaagaagaagtTCTACTTTGTCCGAACTAAAGTGGACAGTGATGTATATAATCTAAAAGTGAGTAAACCCTCCACATTCAATAAGGACGAACTCCTGCAAAATCTCCGCAAAGACTGTGTGACAAATTTGCAGAAGGCCAATATAAGGGACGCTCCGATCTTCTTAGTCTCCAGCTTTGAGTTGTCTAGTTATGATTTCCAAAGCCTAGAGACCACCCTTCTGAAGGAGCTCCCAGCCCACAA CCACATCTCCATGCAATACCTGCCAAATGTTACCGAGGCCGCCATTGACCGGAAGAGGGACTCCCTGAAACAGAAGGTCTGGCTGGAGGCCCTGAAGGCTGGAGCATCTGCCACCATCCCTTTGGTGGGCTTCATCAGTGAAAATGATGTGGAGACTTTAAAGGAGACTTTAACTCTCTACAGGTCTTACTTTGGACTGGATGATGAATCCTCAGAAACCGTGGCCAAGGACTTGCACGTGTCAGTGGAGAAACTCAAGGCAAACCTTGTGTCACCCCACTTGCTCTCAACTGAAAAGGATGATGAGTCCTTAGCGGACAAACTGTTCAGATATTTGGAAAAATTCTGCTCTATTAGTGGAGGACTCATTGCCACTGGTGTTTACTTTAGGAAGATATTCTATTTGCAAAATTATTTCCTTGACATAGTGGTGAGTGATGCGAAACttcttcttaaaaaagaagagatttttaagGACTCTGAGGGCTCTGAGCAAGCCAATATGCATCAGCATGTCAGGAATGAAAATGGGAAAAGTGAGGCAACCAGCTCCTGA